A window of the Roseovarius sp. S88 genome harbors these coding sequences:
- a CDS encoding OmpP1/FadL family transporter, whose product MKKIAAAATTLGLATTSAFAGQIERDGDRSQILFEEGKNYLEATVANVSPSISGTFMGVVGSGNIQQNYTQFSLGYKHQINDKWAFALVGNSPVGADVSYAPGTPHPFSGGNAEVNSRALTGYLKYQATDRVSVYGGLRVQALSGNVFIPAAIVPANGGAPYTLAVNDDYQVGYVLGGAYEIPDIALRVALTYESEIEHSYTDSTGTPFDVTIPQAATLHFQTGVAANTLVFGSARWREWTEFQIAPADFGIAAVGAPGPAIAFGTSDIWTFELGVGRKFTENWSGAFSIGYEEDQNDIVGNLQGFDGYISYGVAVKYETEAYEFTTGIRYIDFGDTITTTIGGNFSGNDAVAVGMKLGLRF is encoded by the coding sequence ATGAAAAAGATTGCAGCGGCCGCCACCACTCTCGGCCTCGCAACAACCAGCGCATTTGCAGGCCAGATTGAACGTGACGGAGATCGGTCTCAAATCCTGTTTGAAGAGGGTAAAAATTATCTCGAGGCCACCGTTGCCAATGTCTCGCCAAGTATCAGCGGTACATTTATGGGTGTGGTCGGCTCAGGCAACATTCAGCAAAACTACACGCAGTTTTCGTTGGGCTACAAACACCAGATTAACGACAAATGGGCGTTTGCGTTGGTCGGCAACTCACCTGTTGGCGCTGACGTGTCTTACGCGCCCGGTACACCACACCCCTTCAGCGGAGGCAACGCCGAGGTCAACTCGCGTGCGCTCACTGGGTACCTGAAGTATCAGGCGACAGACCGCGTCAGCGTCTATGGCGGCCTGCGCGTTCAAGCTTTGAGCGGTAATGTTTTCATTCCCGCAGCAATTGTCCCTGCCAATGGTGGCGCGCCTTACACCCTTGCCGTGAATGACGACTATCAGGTGGGCTATGTTCTGGGCGGGGCTTACGAAATTCCAGACATCGCCTTGCGCGTGGCACTGACCTACGAGTCAGAGATCGAGCATAGCTACACAGACTCCACTGGCACCCCATTTGACGTGACTATCCCACAGGCAGCCACGCTGCATTTTCAAACTGGTGTTGCGGCAAATACCCTTGTCTTTGGCTCTGCCCGCTGGCGGGAATGGACCGAGTTTCAGATTGCGCCAGCCGATTTTGGTATCGCCGCAGTCGGTGCACCTGGCCCAGCTATCGCTTTCGGCACATCAGATATTTGGACCTTTGAACTTGGTGTCGGTCGTAAGTTTACCGAAAACTGGTCTGGTGCTTTCTCCATTGGCTATGAGGAAGACCAGAACGATATTGTCGGCAACCTGCAAGGCTTTGATGGGTACATTAGCTACGGCGTAGCTGTGAAATACGAAACCGAAGCCTATGAGTTCACAACGGGTATTCGTTACATCGATTTCGGTGACACGATTACCACAACGATCGGTGGTAACTTTAGCGGCAACGACGCCGTTGCGGTTGGGATGAAACTGGGCTTGCGCTTCTAA
- a CDS encoding DMT family transporter, with amino-acid sequence MTSSITPQDGQQVLRAAFWMVGAVVSFSLMAIAGREVSFELDTFEIMTYRSLIGIVIVLAIVFLSSRQCELRTQRLGLHVSRNIFHFAGQNLWFYALPLIPLAQLFALEFTTPLWVLVLSPLLLGEKLTKLRVVSALIGFIGILIVARPSPETFNQGTFAAASAAIGFAGAMIFTKKLTRTETLACIMFWLTLTQSIFGLICAGYDGDVAVPSMQTLPWLIVIAVCGLLAHFCIASALSIAPATLVSPIDFTRLPVIAVIGLLIYNEPIDALVIIGAVVIFGANYLNLWSETRSARNI; translated from the coding sequence ATGACCTCCTCCATAACACCCCAAGACGGCCAGCAGGTTCTGCGCGCCGCGTTCTGGATGGTCGGGGCGGTTGTTTCGTTTTCACTGATGGCAATTGCGGGTCGCGAAGTGAGTTTTGAACTCGACACGTTTGAAATCATGACCTACCGCAGCCTGATTGGCATTGTTATCGTTTTGGCGATCGTCTTCCTCAGCAGCCGCCAATGCGAGCTCAGAACCCAGCGGCTTGGGCTACACGTTTCGCGCAATATTTTTCACTTTGCCGGTCAAAATCTGTGGTTTTACGCTCTGCCCTTGATCCCTCTGGCGCAGCTTTTTGCCTTGGAGTTTACCACGCCTCTTTGGGTTCTTGTGCTATCCCCGCTGCTCCTTGGCGAAAAGCTCACCAAATTGAGGGTCGTGTCTGCTCTCATCGGTTTTATTGGCATTCTAATCGTCGCTCGGCCTAGTCCCGAAACGTTCAATCAAGGTACGTTTGCGGCGGCATCTGCCGCCATAGGGTTTGCCGGCGCGATGATCTTTACCAAGAAGCTGACCCGTACAGAAACGCTGGCCTGCATCATGTTTTGGCTCACGTTGACACAGTCCATATTCGGACTGATTTGCGCAGGTTATGACGGCGACGTGGCGGTACCGTCGATGCAGACCCTGCCCTGGCTGATCGTTATCGCTGTTTGTGGATTGCTGGCGCATTTTTGTATCGCATCGGCCCTTTCGATTGCGCCGGCTACACTGGTCTCGCCGATTGACTTCACCCGATTGCCCGTGATCGCGGTGATTGGTCTGCTAATATACAACGAACCAATTGATGCTTTGGTCATCATCGGCGCGGTTGTCATCTTTGGCGCTAACTACCTAAATCTGTGGTCAGAAACGCGCAGCGCCCGCAATATATAG
- a CDS encoding acyltransferase family protein, which produces MVIAIHTAAFRDFGTLGNNITDNGKYGVQIFFVISGFTIARTYRNATGFGSYFGRRMMRIAPLYIVVIAFAFYLLASGYNQPIYWMTLYNSEADAYNLLMHVSFMSGWDARVANSILGVEWSIPIEVFWYAVLPLVLPIASDQRRRFAIFLGLLVLAGMTKVAEHLILPKHAAHFMPLSYGAYFYLGAVAETLRDTFAKQPATFRRRVWYGSILLFAVTLCVDTGLNAAFFALATAGLIVARPGTHEVRGVLGRKPFLFLGSISYSLYLMHILVIRELGKSTALQDSNTLVFFGTALILTILVSMFTYLTIERPTNRLGARLFGLRKGHISA; this is translated from the coding sequence ATGGTCATCGCCATACACACAGCCGCTTTTCGAGATTTTGGTACGCTGGGCAACAACATCACTGACAACGGAAAATACGGTGTGCAAATATTTTTCGTGATCTCTGGCTTCACGATTGCCAGAACTTACCGAAATGCCACTGGGTTCGGGTCTTATTTTGGTCGACGCATGATGCGCATCGCACCCCTGTACATAGTCGTGATTGCTTTTGCTTTTTACTTACTCGCGTCGGGCTACAATCAGCCGATATATTGGATGACACTCTACAACAGCGAAGCGGACGCTTATAACCTGTTGATGCATGTCAGCTTTATGAGCGGTTGGGATGCGCGCGTAGCCAATTCAATTTTGGGTGTGGAATGGTCGATCCCAATCGAGGTGTTCTGGTACGCTGTATTACCGCTTGTCCTGCCCATCGCGTCTGATCAACGGCGTCGTTTTGCCATTTTCTTGGGCCTGCTTGTGCTCGCCGGGATGACAAAGGTTGCTGAGCACCTGATTTTGCCCAAACACGCCGCACATTTCATGCCACTCAGCTATGGCGCATATTTTTATCTTGGTGCGGTGGCGGAAACATTGCGCGATACATTTGCAAAGCAACCTGCCACGTTTCGCCGTCGGGTGTGGTACGGATCCATCCTTTTGTTTGCTGTCACTTTGTGCGTCGACACCGGACTGAACGCGGCCTTCTTTGCTTTGGCGACCGCAGGATTAATCGTTGCACGACCGGGAACACATGAAGTCCGTGGGGTGTTGGGGCGGAAACCTTTTTTGTTCCTTGGTTCAATTAGTTACAGCTTGTATCTCATGCATATCCTGGTGATTAGAGAACTGGGCAAATCCACCGCGTTGCAAGATAGCAATACGTTGGTTTTCTTCGGCACTGCACTCATACTCACAATTCTTGTGTCAATGTTCACATACCTGACGATTGAACGACCAACCAACCGCCTGGGCGCACGTCTGTTTGGATTGCGCAAGGGGCACATATCGGCATGA
- the guaA gene encoding glutamine-hydrolyzing GMP synthase, giving the protein MSKDTHDRLLIIDFGSQVTQLIARRLRELNVYCEIHPYQNVTDAFLAEFAPKAVIFSGGPDSVVRDGSPRPPTSVFDSGVPILGICYGQQVMMQELGGKVEGGKISGGGGTAEFGRAYVTPTSEKIGLLDGWFAGDDDREQVWMSHGDHVSQLAPGFEVYGTSPNAPYAITADTARNFYAVQFHPEVHHTPNGAKLYENFVRTAGFDGDWTMGAYREEAIRKIREQVGDKRVICGLSGGVDSSVAAVLIHEAIGDQLTCVFVDHGLLRQNEADEVVSMFRDNYNIPLIHADESELFLGELEGQSDPETKRKIIGKLFIDVFQKHANDIEGAEFLAQGTLYPDVIESVSFSGGPSVTIKSHHNVGGLPEKMGLKLVEPLRELFKDEVRALGRELGLPNSFIGRHPFPGPGLAIRCPGEITREKLKILRKADAVYIDQIRKHGLYDDIWQAFVAILPVRTVGVMGDGRTYDYACALRAVTSVDGMTADYYPFSHEFLGETATRIINEVPGINRVTYDVTSKPPGTIEWE; this is encoded by the coding sequence ATGAGCAAAGATACCCATGACCGCCTTCTGATCATCGACTTTGGCAGCCAGGTCACGCAACTAATTGCGCGCCGTCTGCGAGAGCTGAACGTTTACTGCGAAATTCACCCCTACCAGAACGTCACAGACGCGTTTTTGGCGGAATTCGCACCCAAGGCGGTGATCTTCTCAGGTGGTCCGGACAGTGTTGTACGCGACGGTAGCCCCCGCCCCCCGACCTCTGTTTTTGACAGCGGCGTGCCAATCCTTGGCATCTGCTATGGCCAACAGGTGATGATGCAGGAATTGGGCGGCAAGGTAGAGGGCGGAAAAATTTCAGGTGGCGGCGGAACCGCTGAATTCGGGCGTGCCTATGTCACGCCCACATCTGAAAAAATTGGCCTGCTTGATGGTTGGTTTGCGGGCGATGATGACCGGGAACAGGTCTGGATGAGCCATGGCGACCACGTGAGCCAATTGGCTCCGGGTTTCGAAGTCTATGGCACCTCGCCAAACGCGCCTTACGCGATCACGGCCGATACGGCGCGGAATTTCTATGCTGTGCAGTTTCACCCAGAGGTGCACCATACGCCCAATGGTGCAAAACTATACGAGAATTTCGTGCGCACGGCCGGGTTTGACGGTGATTGGACAATGGGCGCCTACCGCGAGGAAGCCATTCGCAAAATCCGTGAACAGGTCGGCGATAAACGTGTGATTTGTGGTCTTTCGGGTGGTGTCGACAGTTCGGTTGCGGCGGTGCTGATCCATGAGGCGATTGGCGATCAACTCACCTGCGTCTTTGTGGATCACGGGCTGTTGCGTCAGAACGAGGCGGATGAAGTCGTCTCGATGTTCCGCGACAACTACAACATCCCACTCATTCACGCCGACGAGTCCGAGCTTTTTCTCGGTGAGCTTGAGGGGCAAAGCGACCCCGAAACCAAGCGCAAGATTATCGGCAAACTGTTCATCGACGTGTTTCAGAAACACGCCAACGACATCGAAGGTGCGGAATTTCTAGCTCAGGGCACACTTTACCCAGATGTCATTGAAAGCGTGAGCTTTTCTGGCGGCCCGTCGGTCACCATCAAATCGCACCACAATGTCGGCGGGCTCCCTGAAAAGATGGGGTTGAAACTGGTCGAACCTTTGCGCGAGCTCTTCAAGGATGAGGTCCGCGCCTTGGGTCGCGAGCTCGGCCTGCCCAACAGCTTCATTGGACGCCACCCCTTCCCCGGCCCGGGCCTTGCCATCCGCTGTCCCGGAGAAATCACGCGCGAGAAACTTAAAATCCTGCGCAAGGCCGACGCGGTTTACATTGACCAGATACGCAAGCATGGGCTCTATGATGACATCTGGCAGGCTTTCGTGGCCATTCTGCCGGTGCGCACCGTGGGCGTCATGGGAGATGGACGAACCTATGATTATGCCTGTGCCTTGCGTGCTGTGACATCCGTGGACGGCATGACCGCCGATTACTACCCGTTCAGCCATGAATTTCTGGGCGAAACCGCCACGCGCATCATCAATGAAGTGCCCGGCATCAACCGGGTGACCTATGACGTGACGTCCAAACCACCGGGGACTATCGAATGGGAATGA
- a CDS encoding trimethylamine methyltransferase family protein has translation MAEASARRRGRGGGGAARRAERTAVSIETAKYIERKIPNFEILNEEALEIIEHNAETVLEEIGVNFLDNPAAIERWKAAGADVNRERVRIPRGLARELIKTAPRQFTQHARNPERNVVIGGNTMVCAPVYGPPFVRDMDGGRRYATMEDFEKFVKLGYMSKWLHHSGGTVCEPTDVAVNKRHLDMLRAHMVLSDKPFMGSVTEPSRAQDSVDMCGLLFGKDFVRDNTVMTSLININSPMTFDDVMMGAMEVYAENNQACIVSPFIVGGAMAPVSVAGTLTQVLAEVLAGIAYNQLCRPGAPVIMGTFVTSIDMNSGAPTFGTPEAAHITYGAGQLARRLGLPYRSAGSFTGSKLPDAQAAYETANSLNMGLLSGVNFMLHSCGWLEGGLVSSFEKFVMDADQLGILHHLAQGVSVDENGQAMDAIREVGPGGHYLGCAHTQANFKSAFWRTDVLDYKPFETWAEEGERDTMTLAHAKMKQMLANYQKPALDPAIEEAIDAYVDEKKASMPDAFA, from the coding sequence ATGGCCGAAGCATCAGCACGCAGACGAGGACGCGGAGGCGGCGGCGCAGCCCGTCGCGCAGAACGCACAGCCGTATCCATCGAAACCGCGAAATACATCGAGCGGAAGATTCCAAATTTCGAAATCCTGAACGAGGAGGCGCTTGAGATCATCGAGCACAATGCCGAAACCGTTCTGGAAGAGATCGGCGTCAATTTCCTGGATAATCCGGCTGCAATCGAGCGTTGGAAAGCCGCTGGGGCGGATGTTAATCGCGAAAGGGTTCGCATTCCGCGTGGCCTTGCACGTGAGTTGATCAAAACAGCGCCGCGCCAGTTCACACAGCACGCGCGCAACCCTGAGCGCAATGTGGTCATTGGCGGCAACACCATGGTATGCGCGCCGGTTTATGGCCCACCCTTTGTGCGCGACATGGACGGCGGTCGTCGCTACGCGACGATGGAAGATTTCGAGAAATTCGTAAAACTTGGCTACATGTCCAAATGGCTGCACCATTCGGGCGGAACGGTCTGCGAGCCGACGGATGTGGCTGTCAACAAACGTCACCTGGATATGCTGCGGGCACATATGGTTCTGTCGGACAAGCCCTTCATGGGGTCGGTCACAGAGCCCAGCCGCGCCCAGGACAGCGTCGATATGTGTGGGCTCTTGTTTGGTAAGGATTTCGTGCGGGACAACACGGTGATGACCTCACTGATCAACATCAACTCGCCGATGACGTTCGACGATGTGATGATGGGCGCGATGGAGGTCTATGCCGAGAACAATCAGGCCTGTATCGTCTCTCCCTTTATCGTGGGCGGAGCCATGGCACCGGTTTCCGTCGCGGGCACGCTGACGCAGGTTCTGGCCGAGGTTCTGGCGGGCATCGCCTATAACCAACTGTGCCGTCCCGGTGCGCCGGTCATTATGGGTACATTCGTCACCTCGATCGACATGAACTCCGGCGCGCCCACGTTTGGCACACCTGAGGCTGCGCATATCACCTATGGAGCAGGGCAGCTCGCCCGGCGTCTGGGATTGCCTTATCGTTCGGCGGGGTCGTTCACCGGCTCGAAACTTCCCGACGCACAGGCCGCCTATGAGACGGCCAACAGTCTGAACATGGGGCTTTTGTCGGGTGTGAACTTCATGTTGCATTCCTGCGGCTGGCTGGAAGGTGGGCTTGTCTCATCATTTGAAAAGTTCGTCATGGATGCCGATCAACTGGGTATTCTGCATCATTTAGCGCAGGGCGTCAGTGTCGATGAGAATGGCCAAGCGATGGATGCCATTCGCGAAGTGGGACCAGGCGGGCATTACCTTGGGTGCGCGCACACCCAGGCGAACTTCAAATCGGCTTTCTGGCGCACGGATGTGCTTGACTACAAACCGTTTGAGACATGGGCCGAAGAAGGCGAGCGCGATACGATGACACTCGCCCATGCAAAGATGAAGCAGATGTTGGCCAACTACCAGAAACCTGCGCTTGATCCGGCCATTGAAGAGGCAATTGATGCCTACGTGGACGAGAAAAAGGCGTCGATGCCCGACGCCTTTGCTTGA
- a CDS encoding DUF6477 family protein has protein sequence MCDVLSKLNALKRPRLLISAARIGSMEYRRETHLYRHFKDGHPNRSKDALEYLMALESDLDSKRMASDAAYSVARHVDILIAMMGEARILRSAHTL, from the coding sequence ATGTGTGACGTCTTGAGCAAACTTAACGCCTTGAAGCGTCCGCGTTTGTTGATCAGCGCAGCCAGGATCGGGTCAATGGAATATCGCCGGGAAACCCATCTCTACCGGCACTTCAAAGATGGACATCCTAATCGGAGCAAAGACGCCCTGGAGTATCTGATGGCGCTAGAATCAGATCTGGATTCCAAGCGTATGGCGTCTGATGCTGCGTATTCTGTCGCGCGTCATGTCGACATTCTGATTGCTATGATGGGCGAAGCGCGCATCCTGCGCTCCGCCCATACGCTTTGA
- a CDS encoding DUF6456 domain-containing protein, which produces MPKSQVTDTYGAGALTWVPRAALNYVAHTEGGASIRALARQAGCHASTVSRQVRTFEARRDDVLVDDALRRLGPHVAAAHGTSGKTDATAPNQSGDSTLDPALTEDRLKRHAVRVLRRLCESGAVLAVGAGMDKAVVVREYQSGTNRTAVVDRDIAEAMALNAWIQCDNAGRVSRYRVTSAGRSMLAQLLAEQENAALGITETSEELLRTDSNAAASDTKKRQRFTVSESPLILLSRRRDKDGARFLPDGLVRAGERLREDFEMAQLGDPKSQNWDAFLSGTPNIVPLGKDAKTVQAARDRVTGALRDLGPGLGDVVLRCCCFLEGLESAEKDMGWSARSGKIVLRIALQRLKRHYDQMGEAAGMMG; this is translated from the coding sequence ATGCCAAAAAGTCAGGTTACGGATACGTACGGGGCCGGAGCCTTAACCTGGGTGCCACGCGCAGCCTTAAACTATGTCGCACATACCGAAGGCGGGGCATCAATTCGTGCCCTTGCGCGTCAGGCCGGGTGTCACGCATCCACAGTTTCACGACAGGTGCGCACCTTTGAAGCGCGTCGCGATGACGTTCTTGTCGACGATGCATTGCGGCGCTTGGGGCCTCATGTCGCGGCAGCCCATGGCACGAGCGGAAAGACGGATGCCACGGCACCAAACCAATCGGGTGACAGCACGCTGGATCCGGCTCTGACCGAAGACCGTCTGAAACGCCATGCGGTTCGCGTCCTGCGTCGTTTGTGCGAATCCGGCGCGGTTCTTGCTGTGGGCGCGGGCATGGACAAAGCGGTTGTCGTGCGTGAATATCAGTCCGGCACAAACAGAACCGCCGTCGTTGACCGTGACATTGCCGAGGCCATGGCACTCAATGCCTGGATTCAATGCGACAATGCAGGGCGAGTATCGCGGTACCGGGTGACATCTGCAGGCCGATCTATGTTGGCTCAACTGCTGGCCGAACAGGAAAACGCCGCACTGGGCATCACTGAGACCTCAGAGGAGTTATTGCGGACTGACAGCAATGCGGCGGCGTCCGACACCAAAAAACGCCAGCGCTTTACAGTCAGCGAGTCGCCTCTGATTTTATTGTCGCGGCGGCGGGACAAGGATGGCGCACGGTTCCTGCCTGATGGCCTAGTACGGGCTGGAGAGCGGCTTCGAGAAGACTTTGAAATGGCGCAGCTTGGAGATCCCAAGAGCCAAAATTGGGATGCATTTCTGTCGGGGACGCCGAACATTGTCCCCTTGGGGAAGGATGCCAAGACTGTGCAAGCGGCGCGCGACAGGGTCACTGGCGCCTTGCGCGACCTTGGGCCGGGTCTTGGGGATGTGGTGCTGAGATGTTGTTGCTTCCTGGAGGGTTTGGAAAGCGCAGAGAAGGACATGGGATGGTCCGCACGGTCCGGTAAAATTGTATTGCGCATCGCGCTACAACGCCTCAAACGTCACTATGACCAGATGGGCGAAGCTGCGGGAATGATGGGATAA
- the lipA gene encoding lipoyl synthase, whose amino-acid sequence MRDLKIPAERHPEKAHRPDNAQPKKPDWIRVKAPVGRKYQDTHKIMRENKLVTVCEEAGCPNAGECWNAGHATMMIMGEICTRGCTFCNIATGKPQDLDVFEPGRVADAVQKLDLNHVVVTSVDRDDLKDGGADHFAQTIRAIRHRSPKTTIEILTPDFLNCAPEVLEVVVEAKPDVFNHNLETVPGLYPEVRPGARYFHSLRLLQRVKEMDPTIFTKSGIMVGLGEDRQGVHQVMDDMRAADIDFLTIGQYLQPTPKHHAVDRFVHPDEFKAYEKAAYGKGFHMVSATPLTRSSYHAGDDFARLREARLAKLG is encoded by the coding sequence GTGCGAGACCTCAAAATTCCGGCCGAACGCCATCCTGAAAAAGCGCATCGTCCTGACAATGCGCAGCCGAAAAAACCCGACTGGATTCGGGTAAAGGCACCGGTAGGACGCAAATATCAGGATACGCACAAGATCATGCGTGAAAACAAACTGGTCACGGTTTGCGAAGAGGCAGGTTGCCCCAATGCCGGTGAATGCTGGAATGCCGGCCACGCCACGATGATGATCATGGGCGAGATCTGCACGCGCGGGTGTACCTTCTGTAATATTGCGACCGGCAAGCCGCAGGATCTGGATGTGTTTGAGCCGGGCCGCGTGGCGGATGCGGTGCAAAAGCTGGATCTTAATCATGTTGTGGTGACATCTGTTGACCGCGACGACCTGAAAGATGGCGGCGCAGATCACTTTGCCCAAACCATTCGGGCGATCCGGCATCGTTCTCCGAAAACAACAATCGAAATTCTCACGCCTGACTTTCTGAATTGTGCGCCTGAGGTGTTGGAGGTCGTGGTCGAGGCAAAGCCAGATGTGTTCAACCACAACCTGGAAACCGTGCCGGGTCTTTACCCGGAGGTTCGACCCGGGGCGCGGTATTTTCACAGCCTGCGACTGTTACAGCGGGTCAAAGAAATGGACCCGACAATCTTTACCAAATCCGGCATCATGGTGGGTCTTGGCGAGGATCGTCAGGGGGTGCATCAGGTGATGGATGACATGCGCGCGGCGGATATCGATTTTCTGACAATTGGTCAGTATCTGCAGCCCACGCCGAAACACCATGCAGTAGACCGTTTTGTGCATCCCGATGAATTCAAGGCCTATGAGAAGGCGGCTTATGGCAAAGGGTTCCACATGGTCTCGGCCACGCCCTTGACACGTTCCTCCTATCACGCCGGAGATGACTTCGCGCGTCTGCGTGAGGCACGGCTGGCGAAGCTGGGGTAG
- a CDS encoding GNAT family N-acetyltransferase: MTVHITVARADHIHQIANIWHRGWHDAHDGIVPDTLHRLRTEESFLTRSKDRVQDTLVAISNQGVIGFAMNQQDELNQMYVSEQARGTGVAHALIEAAEAHLREAGYSCAWLACAMGNERAMRFYEKCGWTNQGRRPVEVDTQDGPFTLDVWRYEKRLA; the protein is encoded by the coding sequence ATGACAGTCCACATCACCGTCGCGCGTGCAGATCATATTCACCAAATTGCCAACATTTGGCACCGAGGTTGGCATGATGCGCATGACGGCATTGTCCCGGATACCCTTCATCGGCTTCGCACGGAAGAGAGTTTTCTGACACGCTCCAAAGACAGAGTGCAGGACACCCTGGTTGCGATCTCGAACCAGGGCGTGATTGGGTTCGCAATGAACCAGCAGGACGAACTCAATCAGATGTATGTCTCAGAACAGGCGCGCGGCACCGGTGTGGCCCATGCACTTATTGAAGCCGCCGAGGCGCACCTGCGGGAGGCTGGTTACTCGTGCGCCTGGCTCGCATGCGCCATGGGCAATGAGCGTGCCATGCGTTTTTACGAAAAATGCGGCTGGACCAATCAGGGCCGCCGCCCGGTCGAAGTAGACACACAGGATGGCCCATTTACGCTTGATGTATGGCGCTACGAAAAGCGTTTGGCCTGA
- a CDS encoding YcbK family protein produces MKNNGSLGMNRRALLGSFAATFVTAAPTFSNAAGFLRGAGDIRRLRMASPRTGEKIDTIYWIEGDYIKDAVKEINLFMRDWRTNDVHNIDLRTIDVMAAAHNLMDTREPYLLLSGYRSPKTNAMLRSRSRGVAKNSRHMVGQAADLRLNSRSVNQMFRAAKACRGGGVGRYSRSNFVHMDCGPVRSWGG; encoded by the coding sequence ATGAAAAACAATGGCTCTTTGGGCATGAACCGGCGTGCTCTACTTGGTTCGTTTGCCGCGACTTTTGTAACGGCAGCACCAACTTTCTCAAACGCCGCAGGTTTCCTTCGAGGCGCGGGAGATATCCGCAGGCTCAGGATGGCGTCACCACGTACTGGTGAAAAGATAGATACAATCTACTGGATTGAAGGCGACTATATCAAAGACGCGGTCAAGGAAATTAACCTTTTCATGCGCGATTGGCGCACCAATGATGTGCACAATATTGATCTGCGTACCATCGACGTTATGGCCGCAGCGCACAACCTGATGGACACGCGTGAGCCCTATCTCCTTCTGTCCGGCTATCGCAGTCCGAAGACCAACGCGATGCTGCGCTCTCGGTCTCGCGGTGTGGCCAAGAATTCCCGCCACATGGTCGGCCAAGCCGCTGATCTGCGCCTCAACTCACGCTCTGTGAACCAGATGTTCCGCGCGGCCAAGGCGTGTCGTGGAGGTGGCGTTGGGCGCTACTCACGCTCGAACTTTGTGCATATGGATTGCGGCCCGGTTCGCAGTTGGGGTGGGTAA